One genomic segment of Pristiophorus japonicus isolate sPriJap1 unplaced genomic scaffold, sPriJap1.hap1 HAP1_SCAFFOLD_29, whole genome shotgun sequence includes these proteins:
- the LOC139248258 gene encoding zinc finger protein 256-like, whose product MEAEGTIHSGEKRYTCSVCGQGFSQSSNLERHKCSHTGEKPCKCEDCGKRFNYPSQLETHRRVHTGERPFTCSDCGKKFTTSSYLLMHQRGHTGERPFTCSDCGKRFTTSSDLRTHERVHTGERPFTCSECGKGFTTSSTLLTHQRVHTGERPFTCSECGKGFTQSSHLLQHQRVHTGERPFKCSDCEKSFKSKRHLLIHQQVHTGQRPFKCSDCEKSFKSKEHLLRHQRLHTGEKPFICSECVKGFTLSYHLLRHQRVHTGERPFSCSECGKGFTRSSHLLRHQRVHERPFTCSECGKGFMQLSDLLSHQRVHTVERPFPCSDCGKRFTTSSNLLTHQRIHTGERPFTCSECGKGFIRSSRLLSHQRLHK is encoded by the coding sequence atggaagcagaaggcaccattcacagtggggagaaacggtacacgtgctctgtgtgtggacaaggcttcagccaatcgtccaacctggagagacacaagtgcagtcacactggggagaaaccatgtaaatgtgaggactgtgggaaacgattcaactacccgtcccagctggaaacacatcggcgagttcacactggggagaggccgttcacctgctccgattgtgggaagaaattcactacatcatcctacctgctgatgcaccagcgaggtcacactggggagagaccgttcacctgctctgactgtgggaagagattcactacaTCATCTGACCTGCGGACAcacgagcgagttcacactggggagagaccattcacctgctctgagtgtgggaagggattcactacatcatccactctgctgacacaccagcgagttcacactggggagagaccgttcacctgctctgagtgtgggaagggattcactcagtcatcccacctgcttcaacaccagcgagttcacactggggagagaccttttaaatgttctgactgtgagaagagttttaaaagcaaacggcacctgctgatacaccagcaagttcacactgggcagaggccttttaaatgttctgactgtgagaagagttttaaaagcaaagagcatctgctgagacatcagcgactTCACACCGGGGAaaagccgttcatctgctctgagtgtgtgaagggattcactctatcataccacctgctgagacaccagcgcgttcacactggggagaggcctttcagctgttctgaatgtgggaagggattcactcggtcatcccacctgctgagacaccagcgagttcacgagaggccgttcacctgctctgagtgtgggaagggattcatgcaGTTATCCGACTTGCTGagccaccagcgggttcacactgtgGAAAGACCGTTCCCCTGCTCTGactgtggaaagagattcactacatcatccaacctgctaacacaccaacgaattcacactggggagaggccattcacctgctctgagtgtgggaagggattcattcggtcatcccgcctgctgagtcaccagcgacttcacaagtga